A region from the Bradyrhizobium erythrophlei genome encodes:
- a CDS encoding DUF3280 domain-containing protein encodes MRGITFVLAPAMIVAGLTAANAAEPAAPQPIKLAVFPFELEDFSAAAAYTPPDDIDREQLRLSTEEARRLIGQSGRYQLVDVGAVSDEAAKAGKLHNCDGCEAKIAAALNADQSMIGIVTRISRTDYAVTYKIRDAQSGALVDVEQTDLRAGANSAWSRGARWLIQRRLLEKEN; translated from the coding sequence ATGCGCGGCATCACTTTCGTTCTCGCCCCAGCCATGATTGTTGCAGGGCTCACCGCCGCCAATGCGGCCGAACCTGCCGCACCGCAACCGATAAAACTTGCGGTGTTTCCGTTTGAACTGGAGGATTTCAGCGCCGCTGCGGCCTATACTCCCCCCGATGACATCGACCGCGAGCAATTGCGGCTTTCGACGGAAGAGGCGCGTCGGCTGATCGGGCAATCGGGACGCTATCAACTGGTCGACGTCGGCGCGGTGAGCGACGAAGCGGCCAAGGCCGGCAAATTGCACAATTGCGATGGCTGCGAAGCGAAGATCGCCGCTGCCCTCAACGCGGATCAGTCCATGATCGGGATCGTCACGCGCATCAGCCGAACGGATTACGCGGTAACCTACAAGATTCGCGACGCCCAATCCGGGGCGCTGGTCGACGTCGAGCAGACCGACCTGCGTGCGGGCGCCAATTCGGCCTGGAGCCGCGGCGCGCGC